In Chitinophaga sp. H8, the sequence AGAGCTGTCAGACCAACCGGTCCTGCTTTAGCCAAACGACGGCCAGGCATATAGGTATTGGGTACTGTAAAGGGTTAGTCTAATGAGGATACATGAGTACGTTTAATGAGAAAGAATTATTCCAGCGGGTGGCGGATGGTGATGAAAATGCCTTTCGGGAAATATTCCATGAATATAATGCCAGACTGTTGCCCTTTATTCTTAAGATTTGCAAATCACCCTTGATAGCGGAAGAGATTGTGCAGGAAGTCTTTCTTCGGGTATGGATTAACCGCGAAGACCTGGCTAATATGGACCAGCCTGTATCCTGGTTGTACAAAGTCGCTGCTAATCTTGCTATTTCCTATCTGCGGAAGGAAGCCGTGAATGAAAAAAAATTGTTACACCTGGCTACCACTTCAGCGCCTGCCCGTAATGATGTTATAGATAAACTGACCACTAAGGAAATACAATTATTAATTGAAAAAGCAGCCAGGCAACTGCCGCCCAGGCGTCAGCAGATTTACCGGCTCAGCCGGCAGGATGGCCTTAACCATAAAGAGATTGCCGAAAAATTATCTCTTTCTCAAAATACGGTGAAAGACCAATTAGTGATTGCGCTGAAATATATAAGGGAATATATCCGGAAAGAATCGGGTGTGTCTATCTCTGTACTGCTCTTGTTATCCCTCCTCTGATTTTTTTTAAAAGAGAACAGTCCTTCTTACTTTCTGCTGCGTTATATATATAATGAGGGCATCCATCAATCAATCATAGCTCAAATCCTAACATGTTGAATAAGGAACGGATACAGTATTTGCTAAAACAATATTTTGCAGGCAATATAACCGCTGAAGAACGCACTATGCTGTTTGAAGCACTCGCACACGACCATTCGGAAGGATGGGGAGATAGCCTGCAGCAATTGATGGCAGCAGGAGAGAAGGATCCTTTATATAAAGCTGCGGATTGGGAGCATATTGTGAATAAGATATTGCAATTTGAACAACTGCCGGCAGTACATAAAAACAGAAAGTATATCGGTATATTTTCCCTGCAGCGGCTGACCGCTGCTGCAGCAGTACTTTTAATCGTTACAGCGGGCATATGGTTCTGGTGGTCCCATGATGGACGTAAAGCACAGCAAGAAGATTTGCAGGGTATGATGGTAAATGATGTGCCACCCGGTGGTAATAGCGGAATACTTACACTGGGTGACGGCTCTCAGATAATGCTGGACAGCGCCGGAAATGGTACACTACTTTATCAGGGTAATGCACAGGTTATAAAGGCTGGTAACGGACAGCTTACTTACAATAACACCGGCAGCCCCGGCAAGGTAAGTTATAACACACTCACTACTCCCCGTGGCGGGCAATACCGGGTGACCTTACCAGACGGTACCCGGGTATGGCTGAACGCTGCAAGCTCACTTACTTATCCTACTGCTTTTACAGATAAACAACGGGTGGTGGAATTGACCGGTGAAGGTTATTTTGAAGTGACGGCAAATGCTGCAAAACCTTTTCATGTAAAGGTAAACCAGACAGATATTGCCGTGCTTGGAACCAGCTTTAATGTAATGGCCTATGGAGAAGAAAAAATGCAGCAAACCACTTTGCTGGAAGGAGCCATCCAGTTAAAGACCGGAGAAGCTGCAGTTTTGCTGAAACCCGGACAACAAGGGAATATAGATCAACAGGGTACCCTGCAGGTATTGGACCAGGTAGACCTGGAAGAAGTGACAGGCTGGAAAAATGGGGTATTCCAGTTAAACAGTGCTGATATTCCCGCTGTGATGAGACAAATATCCCGTTGGTATAACGTAGAGGTCGTGTATGAAGGAAAGATGCCGGAAGGACATATTTCAGGAAAAATTGCCATGGACCTCACCCTTGCCCAAGTACTGAAAATACTGGAATTAAGTGGCCTTCATTACCGGCTGGAGAATAAAAAAATAATTGTCATGTAATAGCTATACAAACAACCATTTATTCCACGTATCAACCAAAACCAAACTTAAATTAAACACCACTTATGAACTGAAACAACTTTAGATGAAGGATGTTTTGGCCCAAAAAAGCCGGAAGTGTTGAGACCACCTCCGGCAGGCGTCCGGGCCAAACCATTAACAAATGATCCATTTATTAACTGATTCCGGCTTTACCCAAACACTGTAAAATTATGCATTTGATTGCGCTTTTAAAAGGCATGTTAAAACAATGCCTGTTAGTCAACAAAATAGGGTTGATAATGAAAATGACGGCTTTATTCCTGTTAGTAATCTGTTTACAGGTGAGTGCTACAGGTTTTTCCCAAAACGTTACACTCTCAGAAAAGAACACCTCTCTGAAGGAAGTATTTAAGAAAATTGAAAAACAAACCGGTTACCATTTTGTGTACAGGGATGAATGGCTCAATAACATTGGGAATGTTAGCATTGCAGCCAGTAATATGCCCCTGAGCAATGTGCTGGATCAATGTTTTCATCAGCAACCGCTCACCTATACCATTATCAGGAAAACGGTAGTAGTGCGGCAGTTGGAAAACGTGCCGGTTACAGTTAATGAAAAAAAAGAGATCGCTCCTCCGGTTGATATTAAAGGGAAGGTCACCGATGAGAAAGGGGCGCCGCTTATTGGGGTGAGTGTGAGATGGAAAGATTCCCAGGTGGGTACTGTGACAAATGAAACGGGATACTACTCCCTGCATTTACCCGCCAATAGCGGAATACTCGTATTTACCTACCTGGGATATACTACCCGGGAGGTGGTTCTGAGTGGCCAGACATCGCTGGATGTTACCATGAAGACACAAAGTACCGGATTAAGCGAGGTGGAAGTAGTAGTAGGTTACGGAAAAGTAAACAAGCGTGATTTAACGGGCTCGGTGGCTAGTATCAGGGCAGATGAGATCGGACAATCCAAGGCCACTTCTTTTCAGGAAGCCATTCAGGGTAAACTGGCGGGTGTAAAAGTAGCTTCTTCTTCCGGTGAACCAGGCTCTGCCATGAATATTTCTATCCGGGGCTCCAACACAATCTATGGGGGGACCAGCCCTTTATTTGTAATTGACGGGGTACCTTATGATGCTAATTCGAATGAGGTAGCTGCGGCGAGCATAGGCAACGGTACCGCCTCCAATCCTATGGCTACGCTTAATCCTGCAGACATCGAATCGGTGGATGTACTGAAAGATGCTTCTGCTACTGCTATTTATGGTTCCCGTGGTGCAAATGGCGTGGTGATCATCACTACCAAATCGGGAAAAGCAGGACAATCTGTAATAAACTATGACGGGAACCTGCAGTTTTCATCCAGTACCAGGAAATTACCGGTACTCAGTGCGGAAGAATATCTGGCCTACCGGAAAATAGTAAGT encodes:
- a CDS encoding RNA polymerase sigma factor, which gives rise to MSTFNEKELFQRVADGDENAFREIFHEYNARLLPFILKICKSPLIAEEIVQEVFLRVWINREDLANMDQPVSWLYKVAANLAISYLRKEAVNEKKLLHLATTSAPARNDVIDKLTTKEIQLLIEKAARQLPPRRQQIYRLSRQDGLNHKEIAEKLSLSQNTVKDQLVIALKYIREYIRKESGVSISVLLLLSLL
- a CDS encoding FecR family protein, which gives rise to MLNKERIQYLLKQYFAGNITAEERTMLFEALAHDHSEGWGDSLQQLMAAGEKDPLYKAADWEHIVNKILQFEQLPAVHKNRKYIGIFSLQRLTAAAAVLLIVTAGIWFWWSHDGRKAQQEDLQGMMVNDVPPGGNSGILTLGDGSQIMLDSAGNGTLLYQGNAQVIKAGNGQLTYNNTGSPGKVSYNTLTTPRGGQYRVTLPDGTRVWLNAASSLTYPTAFTDKQRVVELTGEGYFEVTANAAKPFHVKVNQTDIAVLGTSFNVMAYGEEKMQQTTLLEGAIQLKTGEAAVLLKPGQQGNIDQQGTLQVLDQVDLEEVTGWKNGVFQLNSADIPAVMRQISRWYNVEVVYEGKMPEGHISGKIAMDLTLAQVLKILELSGLHYRLENKKIIVM